Proteins found in one Haloferax litoreum genomic segment:
- a CDS encoding AsnC family transcriptional regulator, translating into MRDLDETDLRILELLAEDARRPFSDISDNVGLSAPAVSDRIDRLREEGIIRRFTVDLDQSTLAGGTPVLVRLSVRPEFVDEVRDTLRAADPVEHLFVSVDGAVTFHARLDGDATRTELNELVDLSRVRDYEVSLVESAEWTPTVNGTGFALECAECGNTVTSEGESARIGGTLYHFCCSSCLDRFDSRYDRLEAGAKSNDD; encoded by the coding sequence ATGCGTGACCTCGACGAAACGGACCTCCGAATCCTCGAACTCCTCGCCGAAGACGCCCGCCGGCCCTTCAGTGACATCTCCGACAACGTGGGTCTCTCCGCACCCGCCGTCTCCGACCGAATCGACAGACTCCGGGAAGAGGGAATCATCCGCCGCTTTACCGTCGACCTCGACCAATCGACGCTCGCCGGGGGAACGCCCGTCCTCGTCCGCCTCTCGGTCCGTCCGGAGTTCGTCGACGAGGTGCGGGATACCCTCCGCGCCGCCGACCCGGTCGAACACCTGTTCGTGTCGGTAGACGGTGCGGTGACGTTCCACGCCAGACTCGACGGCGACGCCACGCGCACCGAACTGAACGAACTCGTGGACCTCTCACGGGTCCGCGACTACGAGGTCAGCCTCGTCGAATCCGCGGAGTGGACGCCGACGGTCAACGGAACCGGGTTCGCACTGGAGTGCGCCGAGTGTGGCAACACCGTCACGAGCGAAGGCGAAAGCGCCCGCATCGGCGGCACACTCTACCACTTCTGCTGTTCGTCCTGTCTGGACCGCTTCGACTCGCGGTACGACCGTCTCGAAGCGGGTGCGAAATCGAACGACGACTGA
- a CDS encoding MaoC family dehydratase, whose amino-acid sequence MAIATVGDTSHATLDVTTERIEAFAEVTGDTNPLHLDDAHADASMFGGRIAHGMLSAGAVSAALADLPGEIVYLSQDLEFLKPVRPGETVSVTVTVVEDLGDDKVRVETGAETDETVLTGEAVVLSLPPVEAAN is encoded by the coding sequence ATGGCAATCGCAACCGTCGGCGACACGTCTCACGCGACACTCGACGTGACTACCGAGCGAATCGAGGCCTTCGCCGAGGTGACCGGAGACACGAACCCACTGCACCTCGACGACGCACACGCCGACGCGTCGATGTTCGGCGGCCGAATCGCACACGGAATGCTCTCTGCGGGGGCGGTCAGTGCCGCACTCGCCGACCTCCCCGGCGAAATCGTCTATCTCTCCCAAGACTTGGAGTTTCTGAAGCCAGTACGTCCGGGTGAAACAGTCTCGGTGACCGTGACAGTCGTCGAGGACCTCGGCGACGACAAAGTTCGCGTGGAGACGGGTGCCGAGACAGACGAGACAGTGCTCACCGGAGAGGCAGTCGTGTTGTCGCTTCCTCCCGTCGAAGCAGCGAACTAA
- a CDS encoding branched-chain amino acid ABC transporter permease, whose protein sequence is MSANTRHTLRLEGKRLWVAAAMAVLVVIPWVLPDLQVDLLTRALLIGVLAVAFNLLYGFTGLLSFGHAMFVGAAGYTAALFFLRVVPAYGLGAAFGGVSVLVNFVLALLLGVIAAGLLAVVVGYFSVQLEEIYFAMITLSFSMAIWVIVQYDHLAAVMPLDVVTNGSDGLDFLSQIGTVDVFGVEFYLRHFLHPRPYYYISLLIGTVTVYALWRIVRSPFGTVCQALRENPERAQALGVNVQRHRWKTFVISGAFTGLAGAMLTIHSGGITSGAAHWTASAEPVLVTVIGGPYSFLGPVVGAITFEYLRWFIRQFPLLEAYWELSFGILLLVVVLFFDNGVTGGLERLGEWLGAARGHYDRDGFGGVVGFGGESIVAKLRPVFNAVDSITGSSGPGSND, encoded by the coding sequence ATGTCTGCCAACACTCGCCACACGTTGCGGCTCGAAGGGAAGCGACTCTGGGTAGCGGCGGCGATGGCGGTTCTGGTCGTCATCCCGTGGGTGCTCCCAGACCTGCAGGTGGACCTGCTGACCCGTGCGCTACTCATCGGTGTCTTGGCAGTCGCGTTTAACCTCCTGTACGGGTTCACCGGACTGCTGTCGTTCGGTCACGCGATGTTCGTCGGGGCGGCCGGCTACACCGCCGCGCTGTTCTTCCTGCGCGTGGTGCCGGCCTACGGCCTCGGCGCGGCCTTCGGCGGGGTCTCGGTGCTCGTCAACTTCGTCCTCGCGCTGCTACTGGGCGTGATTGCCGCCGGCCTCCTCGCGGTGGTCGTCGGCTACTTCTCGGTCCAACTCGAGGAGATATACTTCGCGATGATTACGCTGTCGTTCTCGATGGCTATCTGGGTCATCGTCCAGTACGACCACCTGGCTGCCGTGATGCCGCTGGACGTAGTCACGAACGGCTCTGACGGCCTCGACTTCCTCTCGCAGATTGGGACGGTCGACGTTTTCGGTGTCGAGTTCTACTTACGACACTTCCTCCACCCGCGGCCGTACTACTACATCAGTCTCCTCATCGGGACGGTCACTGTGTACGCTCTGTGGCGAATCGTCCGGTCGCCGTTCGGAACGGTCTGTCAGGCGCTCAGAGAGAACCCCGAACGGGCACAGGCCCTCGGTGTGAACGTCCAGCGTCACCGCTGGAAGACGTTCGTCATCTCGGGTGCCTTCACTGGGCTGGCCGGCGCGATGTTGACCATCCACAGCGGGGGCATCACCTCCGGTGCCGCCCACTGGACGGCCTCGGCCGAACCGGTGCTCGTGACGGTCATCGGTGGCCCCTACTCGTTCCTCGGGCCAGTCGTCGGTGCGATTACCTTCGAGTATCTCCGGTGGTTCATCCGGCAGTTCCCGCTGCTGGAAGCCTACTGGGAACTCTCGTTCGGCATCCTCCTGCTGGTCGTGGTCCTGTTCTTCGACAACGGAGTCACCGGTGGTCTCGAACGACTCGGTGAGTGGCTCGGTGCGGCCCGCGGCCACTACGACCGCGACGGCTTCGGCGGCGTCGTCGGCTTCGGTGGCGAGAGCATCGTCGCGAAGTTGCGACCGGTCTTCAACGCCGTCGACTCGATTACCGGCAGCAGTGGCCCCGGGTCGAACGACTGA
- a CDS encoding ABC transporter substrate-binding protein, with product MLHNKTNTTREASDTSGVSRRKYLAAVGAGAATGLAGCMGGGGGGTIKIGGMYLITGVASVLGKASAAAARTAVDAVNDAGGINGNDVEIVIRGHGDDPAAQLKSLVQEEQVDALVGLTSSGVALANAEAINQLGVPMTLTDIGTPYSTEFDTGTYPDKASFKKNIFRTNANTSTNVYGIAEDANANHSGSRVANIGPGYAYGEQVWSYFKAYSDGLGAGHEYVASEFPSLGATDMTPQINAIMDADPDVVFSGFWAGDAVTFFKQATEQGLFDQVDQVYMTLAMDPTVFSALGSTMPEGVKVAGWYWHSAFDNETNTEFLDQYADHAEDLPAIPSFTGGSAYSAIWMYKKAMEAAGGTDTGDVVSELEGIEVTGPRGTWTMNAESHQANAPSVLGVSSSDDDVPYDGLGLSNNKQVTLTRQKATNLLDGSGLPPGL from the coding sequence ATGCTACATAACAAAACGAACACGACCAGGGAGGCGTCGGATACATCGGGTGTATCACGCAGGAAGTATCTCGCGGCTGTCGGGGCAGGGGCAGCAACCGGACTCGCGGGGTGCATGGGCGGTGGCGGTGGCGGAACCATCAAAATCGGCGGCATGTACCTCATCACGGGTGTCGCCTCCGTACTCGGCAAAGCCTCTGCGGCAGCGGCCCGGACCGCCGTCGACGCGGTCAACGACGCCGGTGGTATCAACGGCAACGACGTCGAAATCGTCATCCGCGGTCACGGTGACGACCCGGCGGCCCAGTTGAAGAGCCTCGTCCAAGAAGAACAGGTCGACGCCCTCGTCGGGCTGACCTCTTCCGGGGTGGCGCTGGCCAACGCGGAAGCCATCAATCAACTCGGCGTCCCCATGACGCTGACAGACATCGGGACGCCGTACAGCACGGAGTTCGACACGGGCACGTATCCCGACAAGGCCTCGTTCAAGAAGAACATCTTCCGGACGAACGCCAACACGTCTACGAACGTCTACGGCATCGCCGAAGACGCCAACGCGAACCACAGTGGCTCACGCGTCGCCAACATCGGCCCCGGTTACGCCTACGGTGAGCAGGTCTGGAGCTACTTCAAGGCCTACTCCGACGGCCTGGGTGCCGGTCACGAGTACGTCGCCAGCGAGTTCCCCAGTCTGGGTGCGACGGACATGACTCCCCAAATCAACGCCATCATGGACGCAGACCCGGACGTCGTCTTCTCCGGCTTCTGGGCGGGCGACGCTGTCACGTTCTTCAAGCAAGCCACCGAGCAGGGCTTATTCGACCAAGTCGACCAGGTGTACATGACCCTGGCGATGGACCCAACGGTGTTCTCGGCACTCGGGTCGACGATGCCGGAAGGCGTCAAGGTCGCCGGCTGGTACTGGCACTCCGCGTTCGACAACGAGACCAACACGGAGTTCCTCGACCAGTACGCGGACCACGCCGAAGACCTGCCGGCCATCCCGTCGTTCACGGGTGGCAGCGCTTACAGCGCCATCTGGATGTACAAGAAGGCCATGGAAGCCGCCGGCGGAACCGACACCGGCGACGTGGTCAGCGAACTTGAGGGAATCGAGGTCACCGGTCCCCGTGGAACCTGGACCATGAACGCAGAGAGCCACCAGGCCAACGCGCCGTCCGTACTCGGCGTCTCCAGTTCGGACGACGACGTGCCCTACGACGGCCTCGGCCTCTCGAACAACAAGCAAGTGACCCTGACCCGACAGAAGGCCACGAACCTGCTCGACGGGTCCGGCCTCCCACCGGGACTCTAG
- a CDS encoding heavy-metal-associated domain-containing protein — MSTTITVTGMTCEHCEGRVEDALAGVDGVTDATADREADSATVEGAADIDALVAAVEEAGYDASA, encoded by the coding sequence ATGAGTACGACCATCACCGTCACTGGTATGACGTGCGAACACTGCGAAGGGCGCGTCGAAGACGCACTCGCCGGCGTCGACGGCGTGACCGACGCGACGGCGGACCGCGAGGCAGACAGCGCCACCGTCGAAGGTGCGGCCGATATCGACGCACTCGTCGCTGCAGTCGAAGAAGCAGGATACGACGCGAGCGCCTGA